The nucleotide sequence tattatttattaattattaatatttttattattattattattattattattgtatttttaaatttatttatttgatgtgtTATCCTTTGAATGGAGAATAAATACAGCAGgctcaaatattaaaaactctACCATAATATCTAATCACAGTGCTGCATCCTCAGGTCTCCTCCATCATGTCTGCCGTCACATCCAGCCTGTCTAGAGATCAGCAGAACAAGTTGCTCTCCCTCCTCGGTCACGTCAGACTCCACCTGCTCTACAAAGCCAGCGTCCACGGCTTCACCGCTGCTGCTTTCCACGGCCACTGTGACAAACAGGGGCCCACCGTCATCGTCGCCTACAACGCTGCTGGGTTCGTCTTTGGGGCTTACACCTCCAAGGACTACACCCAGAGCGGTGGGGCCGTCAATGACGAGCAGGCCTTCCTCTACAGCATCAGTGCACAGGAGAACAAACCACTGAGGGTGGGAGGTATCAGCGGACAGTGTGCCTTCACAGATGTAGGCACAGGTCCGAATTATGGTGCTTTGGTGTTCCTGCATGAGGACAAACCCGCATTCCAGTCCAACCCGGGGACAAACTTCCACTTTcaggctgcagctctgcacgGAGACGACTTGGTGCTGACTGAGTTTGAAGTGTATCGAGCTGAAGGTGCGTGACGATTAGCACGGACTCTTACTGAATATAGGAAGTTTATTTTATCCACACTCCTGCAGTCAACCTTTCAAGTAAATAATTGGTCCTTTTTTTTAGCTCATGACATGATTAAAATCTGCTAGTAAACTGACAAAGAATAGCAGTTTCTTACAGTGGACTGTAGTGAGCGCTGTCATGTTCAGTTAatctattttcatttattttcacttgCAGGTTTAGGAGGTCTGCTGGCCAAAGCCTGGAGGAACGTGCAGTGGACTCCTGAGTATGTACACGTGAAGCCTTTAGTCCCAGGAACAAGTATTCAAGTAACTAAGAAGTTCCTTGGCATGTGATCCACTGTTGGACTCACAAGTGCCTTCTATTATCCCCCTATGTTAGATAAAACAGGATAAACTGCCCTCTGGGGTGCACAAAATATGGCAAAGTGCGCTCTCTTCACTAGGAATATATCATAACTTTCTGTGTGCTGATGGTGGCCAAAATGAAACGCTGCAAGTATTCAACCAAGCAAAGTCAGCACTGCAAGCCCCACCCAGTGCAGACTCTGTTCATTATCAGCTAAACTAGCCAAACCTCTTTAGTTACCGTGTTCATGATGTTTCTCTTCCCTCCAGGAAAAAGCAGCAGCTGATGAAGAAGATTCAGAGCTATCAGTctgatattaaaacagttaaacaAGCCCGGGTGGCGTTGGTGGGGCGCGTCGGGGCCGGCAAGTCCAGCTTCTTCAACTCCATCAGCTCAGCGTTTCGAGGCAACATGACATCCCAGGCCATCGCCGGTACAGCAGCCAGCAGTGTGACCACTCAGGTACCAGCACAGGATCTGTGGCCCTTCAGAGGGGCCTGACCCCTACGTAGGGTAAAGGGTCCAATAAAGGTTTCCAATCATTGACTACTTGCAAAGATGAATGAGTTTGTTTGATTAAGTTACACTTCATGTCTCTTCTGTAGTTCCGCACCTACACCATCACGGCAGGGAAAGGCGGTGGAGCCCTCCCTCTGATCCTGTGTGACACAATGGGGCTGGAGGAAAAACCTGATTCTGGTTTGGACATTGAGGACTTGGTCAACATCTACAAGGGTCACATAAAGGATCGCTACCAGGTCTTCTATATAACTACCTAATTTTCTACAGTTTCTTGTGTGACTGATTACGTGGTCCCAATGTTTCCACCTCTTGCTTCATGTTCGTCCTCAGTTCAGTCCCTCCGCTCCGATACTGGCGGATGCTCCAGGCTACAGGCAGAAAGTGACTCTGAACGACAAGATTCACTGTGTGGTTTACGTGGTCGACGCCAGCCAGGTCTCGATCCTCACACAAAAAATGATCGACAAGTTCGCTGCCATCAGGAAAAAGACCAACCAGCTGGGTGAGGagtataataaaataattttagcatctttttatgatgttttgttctaaTTTGTGACAAAAACTGAAGTGTAAACACATGAACTATATTTCTTTCTTGCTGTAATAACTCACTTTCCTCCTAGGGGTCAGTAATCTTTCACTTTATCTTTCCGTCTATTTCAAATctgctcttttctttgtcttctgttcTCTCTCGCAGG is from Sparus aurata chromosome 16, fSpaAur1.1, whole genome shotgun sequence and encodes:
- the LOC115597299 gene encoding interferon-induced protein 44-like, with the translated sequence MSAVTSSLSRDQQNKLLSLLGHVRLHLLYKASVHGFTAAAFHGHCDKQGPTVIVAYNAAGFVFGAYTSKDYTQSGGAVNDEQAFLYSISAQENKPLRVGGISGQCAFTDVGTGPNYGALVFLHEDKPAFQSNPGTNFHFQAAALHGDDLVLTEFEVYRAEGLGGLLAKAWRNVQWTPEKKQQLMKKIQSYQSDIKTVKQARVALVGRVGAGKSSFFNSISSAFRGNMTSQAIAGTAASSVTTQFRTYTITAGKGGGALPLILCDTMGLEEKPDSGLDIEDLVNIYKGHIKDRYQFSPSAPILADAPGYRQKVTLNDKIHCVVYVVDASQVSILTQKMIDKFAAIRKKTNQLGLPQILLMTKVDEACPLVAEDLKNVYRSVFIQRKARELSESLGIPLSCVLPVKNYSEELELDQDTDILLFSAVEQMLNYADSFFENQVVEDQEVNDQAELYRSSDHLKEDLSGRIV